From a region of the bacterium genome:
- a CDS encoding PilZ domain-containing protein, producing the protein MIRTTTLANRRHEDREPFTTEAEIYLESSVFRARLVDVSDGGVRFAVPKAINVHVRFKIGEKRISRNAQLIWCGRNAEDGLDYGFTFIQEE; encoded by the coding sequence ATGATACGGACCACAACCTTGGCCAACCGCCGCCACGAGGATCGTGAGCCTTTCACCACCGAGGCTGAAATCTACCTGGAATCCAGCGTTTTCAGGGCCCGTCTGGTGGATGTGTCCGACGGCGGGGTGCGATTTGCCGTGCCCAAGGCGATCAACGTACACGTGCGTTTCAAGATCGGCGAGAAGCGTATCAGTAGGAACGCCCAGCTCATCTGGTGCGGACGGAACGCGGAGGATGGGCTGGACTACGGTTTCACGTTCATCCAGGAGGAATAG
- a CDS encoding sugar phosphate isomerase/epimerase, with the protein MLLGGPLPGKPSSPESWIGALHALGYRAAFCPLSPPADDKTVRTYEDAARKAGIVISEVGAWSNPLSPDDTERAKALETCRLGLDLADRIGARCCVNISGSRGAVWDGPDPANLTRITFEMIVETCRSIIDAVHPSRTFFTLETMPWMYPDSPDSYLELIQAVDRKAFAAHLDPVNLVCSPQRYFGNADLIRDCFDKLGPWIKSCHAKDIQLRTSLTTHLDEVVPGEGGLDWPAYLAELKKLPDVPLMIEHLKTPAEFARAAAFIRDLARKVGFEVG; encoded by the coding sequence CTGCTTTTGGGCGGACCGCTTCCCGGGAAACCCTCCAGCCCGGAAAGCTGGATCGGCGCCCTGCACGCTCTGGGCTACCGAGCGGCGTTCTGCCCCCTGTCCCCTCCGGCAGATGACAAGACTGTCCGCACCTACGAGGACGCGGCCCGGAAAGCCGGGATCGTGATCTCCGAGGTCGGCGCCTGGAGCAACCCCCTCAGCCCGGATGACACCGAGCGTGCCAAGGCCCTGGAGACCTGCCGTCTGGGCCTCGACCTGGCCGACCGGATCGGCGCCCGCTGCTGCGTGAATATCAGCGGTTCGCGCGGTGCGGTCTGGGACGGGCCCGACCCGGCTAACCTGACCCGCATTACGTTCGAGATGATAGTCGAGACCTGCCGCTCGATCATCGACGCCGTGCACCCCTCGCGCACCTTTTTCACTCTCGAAACCATGCCCTGGATGTACCCCGATTCCCCGGACTCCTACCTCGAACTGATCCAGGCGGTCGACCGCAAGGCGTTCGCCGCCCACCTCGACCCGGTCAATCTGGTCTGCAGCCCGCAGCGCTATTTCGGCAACGCCGACCTGATCCGCGACTGCTTCGACAAGCTCGGCCCCTGGATCAAGAGCTGCCACGCCAAGGACATCCAGCTCCGCACGAGCCTCACCACGCACCTGGACGAGGTCGTTCCAGGCGAGGGCGGCCTGGACTGGCCCGCCTACCTGGCCGAGCTGAAAAAGCTGCCCGATGTGCCTCTGATGATCGAGCACCTCAAGACCCCGGCCGAGTTCGCCCGCGCCGCCGCGTTTATCCGCGACCTGGCCCGCAAGGTCGGCTTCGAGGTCGGCTGA